A single Anatilimnocola floriformis DNA region contains:
- a CDS encoding prepilin peptidase has product MIVGYDYVVLVAGFITAAAFTDYRTRKIPNWLTVPTAVLGLLYHSFAPNGFGPWMALAGFAIGFGLLLLPWLLGGGGMGDVKMLAALGSWLGPIGILVAFACGAGIAALMAMSLMFGSVVTSGISSTQRKFLTAGANGGTVNADAKAKKTKRVLPFAIPVAIGTYLTLAWMLLRS; this is encoded by the coding sequence ATGATTGTGGGTTATGACTATGTCGTGCTCGTGGCCGGTTTCATCACCGCCGCGGCCTTCACCGACTATCGCACACGCAAGATCCCGAACTGGCTGACGGTGCCGACCGCAGTACTGGGACTGCTCTATCACTCTTTTGCGCCCAATGGCTTTGGCCCGTGGATGGCGCTCGCCGGATTTGCGATCGGCTTCGGCCTGCTCCTGTTGCCGTGGTTGCTCGGCGGCGGCGGCATGGGCGACGTGAAGATGCTGGCCGCTCTTGGATCCTGGCTGGGACCGATCGGCATTCTGGTGGCCTTTGCTTGTGGCGCGGGGATCGCGGCCTTGATGGCGATGAGCTTGATGTTCGGCAGCGTTGTCACCAGCGGCATCAGCAGCACGCAGCGCAAATTCCTCACGGCCGGCGCTAACGGCGGAACCGTGAATGCCGACGCGAAGGCTAAGAAAACGAAACGTGTTCTCCCCTTCGCCATTCCAGTT
- a CDS encoding Flp family type IVb pilin, whose product MKKVLARVWKEEDGVLSFEWILLLTLLTIGIVSGVAAARDAIIDEFGDVAQAMLALDQSYTIDFPLLVQVHAATTSSASDSSFTDALTYTDCTRSAAPTGQSPQQVQDVDS is encoded by the coding sequence ATGAAGAAAGTTCTGGCTCGTGTTTGGAAGGAAGAGGACGGCGTCCTCTCCTTCGAGTGGATCCTTCTGCTGACTTTGTTGACGATTGGCATCGTTTCGGGCGTCGCTGCTGCCCGTGATGCGATCATCGACGAATTCGGCGACGTGGCGCAGGCCATGCTGGCGCTCGATCAATCGTACACGATTGATTTCCCGCTGCTGGTTCAAGTGCACGCCGCTACGACAAGCTCGGCGAGCGATTCGTCGTTCACCGATGCTTTGACGTATACGGACTGCACCCGTTCGGCTGCGCCGACTGGACAGAGTCCGCAACAAGTGCAGGACGTCGATTCCTAA
- a CDS encoding Flp family type IVb pilin, translated as MKNLLWKMWHDTDGVLSFEWTLLTSLLTVGVVAGITAVRDSTVDEFGDLSQAMLCLDQSYFIDAPLVIGVHDWAYGINNTPSSAASSRFVDAMSYSDCSRGGPKVQEFKWRAGGPGLTGPAGLVDPAEAAPAPQ; from the coding sequence GTGAAGAATCTGTTGTGGAAGATGTGGCACGATACGGATGGCGTGTTGTCGTTCGAGTGGACGCTGTTGACGTCTTTGCTGACTGTCGGGGTTGTCGCTGGTATCACGGCGGTGCGGGATAGCACGGTCGACGAGTTCGGCGATCTGTCGCAGGCCATGCTCTGCCTCGATCAGTCGTACTTCATCGACGCCCCGCTGGTGATCGGTGTGCACGACTGGGCCTATGGCATCAACAACACTCCGTCGTCGGCCGCCAGCTCGCGGTTTGTCGATGCGATGTCCTACAGTGATTGCAGCCGCGGTGGTCCGAAGGTGCAAGAGTTCAAATGGCGTGCAGGCGGCCCGGGCCTCACTGGCCCTGCAGGTCTGGTTGATCCAGCCGAAGCTGCTCCAGCCCCTCAGTAA
- a CDS encoding PKD domain-containing protein yields MSQQHRSAHRGIPSPSARQRNQQTGKRHTRLIYEALESRFCLNSDLGLAFALTGNEIYGVSDMDRDAAGNFVVASDQNLQKYSATGTLLWNIPVVSAYFKHVDIDAAGNVYAAGIYFSTTLTIGGASATTNGQVDWFLFKFNSAGQALWGRSIGGIKGDEIYDISVDSAGNVYAVGEFSDTMTFAGNTMTSAGGTDAYVVKVSPNNVPLWGRRLGGTGDDDAIRADVDSSGNIYFIGEYNSAVTVSGSISLPAAQQFGSRYVAKLTSTGNFAWAQGPYAYDGGLEDGAIAVDPAGSVVIFSNYDGTPDLDLGPGEAILSQQGPSGSDFDSYALKLSLDGQFIWAKGFGGDSFQDFWRVAIGPAGNIYVAGVFHGQHSDFDPSERQFFLAPDTYDAYLLTLSTNGDFIAARNWGGGSVDEATGLAVDSQGRVYLAGSVGSGGTVDMDPGAGTYNLTFGNSGNYIMRLDPNSSSVETRLWNDLDGDGLQDADEPGLAGAVVQLYASPDAVIGGDDGMRASVITDETGRVRVDGLLSGNYYFVVRTPAGLTIPTANVGSNELLDNDLLPTGNTAMFTLDPGELKVDQDLALTGTLRNFGMAFQYDKPDSTATHEIFTDAAGYIYLLGKSSSSNADLDPGPGTLITNAFTNGAFVAKYTPSGALVWYRPFDSSTTATDLAFDAAGNIYVLSHFSSTLADVDPGTYKTREIASAGSTDILLVKLDSDGQLVWFKQFGSTGAEVAGGLEFDAAGNLVMTGRFTGTVNFAFLPTDSATLTSAGNTDAFAVKIDLNAGVVWAKNWGGTALDAVSDVKLDAQGNVYLAGFFSGTADFDPNAAQTTNLTSAGSSDAYLSKLNADGTFAWAVRYGNTSTDDVISLALDPSGNVITVGSFSTTINIGGTSLTTAGSTDGYIAKWNASGSLQWLRQFGGTDGDSALGVTTDAAGAVYVSGSHGRNGNFGDGTTVVPFTSVGTTNAFVEKFSASGQYQTLYDLPSSKDGRANSVVINPLNHRIHVAGEFIGTVDFDPAAGSFPLTSASTFQYSAFVGQIIPDSEQPQLSLPANSVTEQQGIQPIAPLMISGSTHETYTLRIVSGPAGVFSISGNNLIADSRLINYSLTPMLQVEVQAIGSHGSLLQKQFTINVQDINVAPVVAEIAEQNGQINVPVAVNGSFSDLDAGDVWEVMVDYGDGDGIEPLAFDGNTFALNHTYTSGGYYQVTVVVSDAEGLTDAITFQAVINPLPLPVIAFTAGSHCGVRGETLQFAASATGGTLPAGANTITWNFGDGSPPLTLPVASAWQNQAHLFSVAGEYTVTVTLNAGDGRTVSAEYDVTISPVEVRTDPGNADYQTLVVGGTTRPDVLRVVPGSAGELKVFVGRTLIGTYQDVERVELNGADGDDMIIGAGDVDFWLQGGAGNDTLMGNSGNDVLQGGSGDDLLRGGAGRDILVGGTGIDLIDAGDGEDLLVASELNLSNLASGLIDIHKEWTSTRTFVERVDNLKGDNSGPRDNGTTLLLVNQTVVDDVDADTLLGGADNDWFFADEGEDAYPDLIAGDVLDLLG; encoded by the coding sequence ATGTCGCAGCAACATCGATCGGCTCACCGAGGTATTCCCAGCCCTTCAGCGCGACAGCGCAATCAACAAACGGGAAAGCGGCACACTCGGCTGATCTACGAAGCGCTCGAGAGCCGCTTTTGTTTGAATTCCGATCTGGGATTGGCGTTTGCGCTGACCGGCAATGAGATTTATGGCGTGTCGGATATGGACCGGGATGCGGCGGGGAATTTTGTCGTCGCCAGCGATCAGAATTTGCAGAAGTATTCGGCAACGGGAACGCTGTTGTGGAACATTCCCGTGGTGTCGGCCTACTTCAAGCATGTCGACATCGATGCGGCTGGTAATGTTTATGCAGCAGGCATTTACTTCAGCACTACGTTGACAATCGGCGGAGCGTCGGCGACCACCAATGGGCAAGTCGATTGGTTCCTCTTCAAGTTCAATAGCGCGGGGCAAGCTTTGTGGGGCCGGTCAATTGGCGGCATCAAAGGGGACGAGATCTACGACATCTCGGTCGACAGCGCGGGAAACGTTTACGCCGTCGGCGAATTCAGCGACACGATGACGTTTGCCGGCAACACGATGACGAGCGCGGGTGGCACCGACGCTTACGTGGTGAAGGTATCCCCGAACAATGTGCCGCTGTGGGGACGACGACTGGGTGGAACCGGCGACGACGATGCCATTCGCGCCGACGTCGACTCCAGCGGCAATATTTACTTCATCGGCGAATACAACAGCGCGGTCACCGTATCGGGCAGCATTTCGCTTCCTGCCGCGCAGCAGTTCGGCAGCCGCTATGTGGCGAAGCTCACGTCGACGGGAAATTTTGCCTGGGCTCAAGGACCTTATGCCTATGACGGTGGCCTCGAAGATGGCGCGATCGCCGTTGATCCGGCGGGGTCGGTCGTCATCTTCAGCAACTACGACGGTACTCCCGATTTGGATCTGGGGCCCGGCGAAGCGATTTTGTCGCAGCAAGGTCCCAGCGGCAGCGACTTCGACAGCTATGCCCTGAAACTCTCGCTCGATGGCCAGTTCATTTGGGCCAAGGGGTTCGGCGGCGATTCGTTTCAGGACTTTTGGCGAGTGGCGATCGGCCCAGCCGGCAACATTTATGTGGCCGGTGTGTTCCACGGCCAGCATTCAGACTTTGACCCGTCCGAGCGGCAGTTCTTTTTGGCGCCTGATACTTACGACGCATACCTCCTCACCTTATCGACGAATGGCGACTTCATCGCCGCGCGCAATTGGGGCGGCGGCAGCGTGGATGAAGCCACCGGACTAGCTGTCGATTCACAAGGCCGCGTCTATCTCGCCGGCAGTGTTGGCAGCGGCGGCACGGTGGATATGGATCCCGGGGCCGGGACGTACAACTTGACCTTTGGCAACAGCGGCAACTACATCATGCGGCTGGATCCCAATAGCAGCTCCGTGGAAACGCGACTGTGGAACGACCTGGATGGCGACGGCTTGCAAGATGCCGATGAGCCGGGACTCGCGGGCGCTGTGGTGCAACTGTATGCCTCGCCCGATGCGGTGATCGGGGGCGACGATGGAATGCGCGCGTCGGTCATTACCGATGAGACGGGCCGCGTGCGCGTCGATGGCTTGTTGAGCGGTAACTATTACTTCGTGGTGCGCACGCCTGCTGGCCTGACCATTCCGACAGCCAACGTGGGGAGCAACGAACTGCTCGATAACGATTTGCTGCCGACCGGCAACACGGCGATGTTCACGCTGGATCCTGGCGAATTGAAAGTCGATCAGGATCTGGCCCTAACCGGCACGCTGCGGAATTTCGGTATGGCGTTTCAATACGACAAGCCGGATAGCACGGCCACGCACGAGATTTTCACCGACGCGGCGGGCTATATCTATTTGCTGGGGAAGTCGAGTTCGTCGAACGCCGATCTTGATCCGGGGCCGGGCACGCTCATCACGAACGCCTTCACGAATGGCGCTTTCGTCGCCAAGTACACTCCCAGCGGCGCGCTCGTCTGGTATCGCCCTTTTGACAGCAGCACCACGGCCACCGATCTGGCCTTCGATGCAGCCGGCAACATTTACGTCTTGTCGCACTTCAGCTCAACGCTGGCCGACGTGGATCCGGGAACGTACAAGACGCGCGAGATCGCTTCGGCAGGGAGCACCGATATTCTGCTGGTGAAGCTCGACAGCGACGGGCAGCTCGTGTGGTTCAAGCAATTTGGCAGCACCGGTGCGGAGGTCGCGGGTGGACTCGAGTTTGATGCCGCGGGCAACCTGGTGATGACTGGGCGGTTCACGGGCACCGTCAATTTCGCTTTCCTGCCAACTGACTCGGCCACGCTGACGAGCGCGGGTAACACCGATGCCTTTGCTGTCAAAATCGATTTGAATGCCGGTGTCGTGTGGGCGAAAAACTGGGGCGGCACCGCGCTCGATGCGGTGAGCGATGTGAAGCTCGATGCCCAGGGAAATGTTTATCTCGCGGGCTTCTTCAGCGGTACTGCCGATTTCGATCCCAACGCAGCGCAGACAACCAACCTGACTTCGGCTGGGAGCTCGGATGCGTATCTCTCGAAGTTGAATGCCGACGGCACGTTTGCCTGGGCAGTGCGCTATGGCAATACGTCAACCGACGATGTGATCTCGCTCGCGCTCGATCCGAGCGGTAACGTGATCACCGTCGGCAGCTTCAGCACCACGATCAATATCGGCGGCACATCGCTGACGACCGCTGGGAGTACGGATGGCTACATTGCCAAGTGGAATGCGAGCGGCAGCCTGCAATGGTTGCGGCAATTTGGCGGCACCGATGGCGATAGCGCGCTGGGCGTGACGACGGATGCTGCCGGCGCGGTGTATGTCAGTGGGTCGCACGGTCGGAATGGGAATTTTGGCGATGGTACGACCGTCGTGCCATTTACTAGTGTGGGGACCACGAACGCGTTTGTCGAGAAGTTTTCCGCGAGCGGCCAGTATCAAACGCTGTACGACCTTCCTTCATCGAAGGACGGGCGCGCCAATTCCGTGGTGATCAATCCGCTCAATCACCGCATCCATGTTGCCGGCGAGTTCATTGGGACCGTCGACTTCGATCCCGCCGCGGGATCGTTCCCGCTGACGAGCGCGTCGACCTTTCAATACTCAGCGTTCGTCGGGCAGATCATTCCTGATAGTGAGCAACCGCAGCTGTCGCTGCCGGCGAACAGCGTGACCGAACAACAGGGGATTCAGCCGATTGCCCCGCTGATGATTTCTGGGAGCACGCATGAGACGTACACGCTGCGAATCGTATCGGGGCCAGCCGGTGTGTTCTCGATTTCGGGGAACAACCTCATCGCCGATTCGCGGCTGATTAATTACTCGCTGACTCCGATGTTGCAAGTTGAAGTGCAAGCGATTGGTTCGCATGGTTCGCTTTTGCAGAAGCAGTTCACCATTAATGTGCAGGACATCAATGTCGCGCCCGTGGTTGCCGAGATCGCCGAGCAGAATGGTCAGATCAACGTGCCGGTCGCGGTGAATGGTTCATTCAGCGATCTCGATGCTGGCGACGTTTGGGAAGTGATGGTCGACTACGGCGATGGCGACGGCATCGAACCTTTGGCGTTTGATGGGAACACGTTCGCGCTCAATCACACCTACACCAGTGGCGGTTACTACCAGGTCACGGTCGTCGTGAGCGACGCGGAGGGACTGACGGATGCGATCACCTTCCAAGCCGTCATCAATCCGCTGCCGCTGCCGGTGATTGCTTTTACGGCTGGCAGCCACTGTGGCGTGCGCGGCGAAACGCTGCAGTTCGCCGCTTCTGCCACCGGAGGTACGTTGCCGGCGGGGGCGAACACGATCACTTGGAATTTCGGCGATGGTTCGCCGCCGCTCACATTGCCCGTCGCTTCGGCTTGGCAGAATCAAGCGCATCTATTCTCCGTCGCGGGTGAATACACGGTAACGGTAACGCTGAATGCCGGTGATGGTCGAACGGTGTCGGCGGAATACGACGTGACTATCTCGCCGGTCGAGGTGCGGACGGATCCCGGCAATGCGGATTATCAAACGCTGGTCGTTGGTGGCACTACTCGGCCGGACGTATTGCGCGTCGTTCCGGGCAGCGCTGGTGAGCTGAAGGTTTTTGTCGGCCGGACGCTGATTGGCACTTATCAAGACGTGGAACGCGTGGAACTCAACGGCGCCGACGGCGACGACATGATCATCGGTGCTGGCGATGTCGACTTCTGGCTGCAAGGCGGCGCTGGCAACGACACGCTGATGGGGAATAGCGGCAACGATGTGCTGCAAGGCGGCAGTGGTGACGATCTGCTCCGTGGCGGCGCCGGACGCGACATCCTCGTCGGCGGTACGGGCATCGATCTAATCGATGCCGGCGACGGCGAGGATTTGCTCGTGGCCAGCGAATTGAATCTTTCCAATCTGGCAAGCGGACTGATCGATATCCATAAGGAATGGACCTCGACGCGCACGTTTGTCGAACGAGTCGATAACCTCAAAGGCGACAATAGCGGCCCGCGCGACAACGGCACCACGTTGCTGCTCGTCAATCAAACCGTCGTTGACGATGTCGATGCCGACACGCTGCTGGGGGGCGCTGACAACGATTGGTTCTTTGCCGACGAGGGCGAAGATGCCTATCCCGATTTGATCGCTGGTGATGTGCTAGATCTGCTCGGTTAA